A genomic segment from Polyangium mundeleinium encodes:
- a CDS encoding DUF6573 family protein, with the protein MSDEDDDVGGEFVLIAAYSRAQALEDGTLVDVTELAKQAGIKAPVALTRSVWERYVELSPAAEKAGNDTTGRTWDILWMFRCAALQRPDEVEVRYELHVVTDTIEPSLVELKAIIGPGDDGEAVITILLPEED; encoded by the coding sequence GTGAGCGACGAAGATGATGATGTCGGTGGAGAGTTTGTCTTGATTGCGGCCTACAGCCGCGCACAGGCACTCGAAGACGGCACGCTCGTCGACGTCACCGAGCTCGCGAAGCAGGCTGGAATCAAGGCGCCGGTGGCGCTGACGCGCTCCGTCTGGGAGAGGTACGTCGAGCTGTCCCCGGCTGCGGAGAAGGCGGGAAACGACACGACGGGCAGGACGTGGGACATCCTCTGGATGTTCCGCTGTGCCGCCCTGCAACGGCCGGATGAAGTCGAAGTCCGGTACGAGTTGCATGTCGTCACCGACACGATCGAACCGTCCCTTGTCGAGCTGAAGGCCATCATCGGGCCCGGCGACGACGGCGAGGCGGTCATCACGATCCTCTTGCCCGAAGAGGATTGA
- a CDS encoding vWA domain-containing protein, translating to MGTFLQARRRHLCVKEASFEDAEKAGDLWNAIVGLGRDPPTRSFAEAVRDTVPAEYMAFLALDEVGAAYAFGLLWKAGKHVPEGASGFDMRSAAREEWATFDKKAKQVKHLSDGFGWDLSAAWAQVRQVDATGDDMDRIERIARLAGRMFASLRGAHASKVHGVSGEVYSVEQGNDVARLLPAETVLLTDPQIEIVALERIASRRAAQYAVRGTTKKSKGPLVLALDESGSMSGIRNEWAKAAAVALARVASEENRPVAVVHYATSTVVQIVKPGDSAGIVKMILHFLSGGTAIGLALGVAVDQVKALAQKGQHGADIILVTDGIDRNEEEQKKSVDAASSIGARLWTVAIECSIAEDSPLRKRSAQYTELNDKAMTEGSSITLLAEAT from the coding sequence ATGGGCACGTTTTTGCAGGCGAGGCGCCGGCATCTCTGCGTCAAGGAGGCTTCCTTCGAGGACGCGGAGAAGGCCGGTGACCTCTGGAATGCGATCGTGGGTCTCGGGCGGGATCCGCCGACGCGGTCATTCGCGGAGGCCGTGAGGGATACCGTTCCCGCGGAGTACATGGCCTTTCTCGCCCTCGACGAGGTCGGCGCGGCCTACGCGTTCGGGCTCTTGTGGAAGGCGGGGAAGCATGTCCCTGAGGGTGCCTCGGGCTTCGATATGCGGAGCGCCGCGCGCGAAGAGTGGGCGACGTTCGACAAGAAGGCGAAGCAGGTCAAGCACCTCTCCGATGGCTTCGGCTGGGATCTTTCGGCAGCCTGGGCGCAAGTCCGGCAAGTGGATGCTACGGGAGACGACATGGATCGGATCGAGCGTATCGCTCGGCTGGCAGGTCGCATGTTCGCTTCGCTCCGCGGCGCCCACGCGAGCAAGGTCCACGGGGTCTCGGGCGAGGTGTACTCGGTCGAGCAGGGCAATGACGTCGCCCGGCTTCTGCCGGCAGAGACGGTGCTCCTGACGGACCCGCAGATCGAGATCGTGGCCCTCGAACGAATCGCCTCTCGCCGGGCCGCGCAGTACGCGGTCCGGGGAACGACGAAGAAGTCGAAGGGGCCGCTCGTGCTCGCGCTCGACGAATCGGGCAGCATGTCCGGTATTCGGAACGAGTGGGCGAAGGCCGCTGCGGTGGCGCTCGCTCGCGTCGCCTCGGAGGAGAATCGGCCCGTGGCGGTGGTCCATTACGCGACGTCCACCGTGGTGCAGATCGTGAAGCCCGGAGACAGCGCTGGGATCGTGAAGATGATCCTTCACTTCCTCAGCGGTGGAACGGCGATCGGTCTGGCCCTCGGGGTTGCGGTGGATCAGGTGAAGGCGCTCGCGCAGAAGGGCCAGCACGGCGCCGACATCATCCTCGTCACGGACGGCATCGACCGGAACGAGGAGGAGCAGAAGAAGTCGGTCGACGCGGCGTCGAGCATCGGCGCGCGGCTCTGGACGGTGGCGATCGAGTGCTCCATCGCGGAGGACTCGCCGCTCCGGAAGAGGTCCGCGCAATACACCGAGCTCAACGACAAGGCGATGACCGAGGGCTCGAGCATCACGCTGCTCGCGGAGGCAACGTGA
- a CDS encoding AAA family ATPase — translation MKKNGSIDIGSVRARFRAVRDGLNAAFREREDAIECIILAALSQSHALLVGPPGTAKSALFFGFLASFPDARKFQTLVTKFGTEDEYFGPVKLSALKNDLWERNLDGRLAAVECAFLDEVFKGSDSVLNAFLSAMNERLYKGQPIPLRLLVGASNELPEEEILAAIYDRFLLRDVVEYVQADATWMQLVAAPPEYKPAAQIALAEWDAACKDVQRLEVPQRVVEELLRLRTALKADGLVLSDRRWIALTRVLKAAAWLDDAPTVELDHLSVLKYGLWNKPEDRARVVAVLQTVDRSVVAQAIDIVDEALRGYANRPTEPASYQSALPQLADKVTEAGKRVQDMLKNGVSRRAHARIQPKLDELKKAHDALTADLSKRYALP, via the coding sequence ATGAAGAAAAACGGATCCATCGATATCGGCTCCGTCCGCGCCCGGTTCCGTGCCGTGCGCGACGGCCTCAACGCGGCCTTCCGCGAGCGCGAGGATGCGATCGAGTGCATCATCCTCGCCGCGCTCTCACAGAGCCACGCCCTGCTCGTCGGGCCTCCGGGCACGGCGAAGAGCGCGCTCTTCTTCGGGTTCCTCGCGTCGTTCCCGGACGCGCGGAAGTTCCAGACGCTCGTCACGAAGTTCGGCACCGAGGACGAGTATTTCGGCCCCGTGAAGCTCTCGGCGCTGAAGAACGACCTCTGGGAGAGGAACCTGGATGGCCGTCTCGCGGCCGTCGAGTGCGCCTTTCTCGACGAGGTCTTCAAGGGCTCGGACAGCGTGCTCAATGCGTTCCTGAGCGCGATGAACGAGCGGCTCTACAAGGGACAGCCGATCCCCCTGCGGCTGCTCGTCGGCGCCTCGAACGAGCTGCCCGAGGAGGAGATTCTCGCGGCGATCTACGATCGTTTCCTCCTGCGCGACGTTGTCGAGTACGTGCAGGCGGACGCGACGTGGATGCAGCTCGTGGCTGCGCCGCCCGAGTACAAGCCCGCGGCGCAGATCGCTCTCGCGGAGTGGGATGCAGCGTGCAAGGACGTGCAGCGACTCGAGGTGCCCCAGCGCGTCGTCGAGGAGCTGCTCCGGCTCCGTACGGCGCTGAAGGCGGACGGCCTTGTCCTTTCGGATCGGCGCTGGATCGCGCTCACGCGTGTCCTCAAGGCCGCGGCGTGGCTCGACGATGCGCCCACGGTCGAGCTCGATCACCTCTCCGTCCTGAAGTACGGGCTCTGGAACAAGCCGGAGGATCGGGCGCGTGTCGTCGCGGTCTTGCAGACGGTGGATCGCTCGGTCGTCGCTCAGGCGATCGATATCGTGGACGAAGCACTCCGGGGATACGCGAATCGACCGACGGAGCCGGCGTCGTATCAGTCCGCATTGCCGCAGCTCGCGGACAAGGTCACGGAGGCGGGCAAGCGCGTGCAGGACATGCTGAAGAACGGCGTGTCGCGCCGCGCCCACGCGCGCATTCAGCCGAAGCTCGACGAGCTCAAGAAGGCCCACGACGCGCTCACGGCCGACCTCTCGAAGCGCTACGCGCTGCCGTAA
- a CDS encoding JAB domain-containing protein, with protein sequence MTGSPDASLTAPIINLKPSTTENLIDLVLGRPGVAAHVLASLGGLPTLARFTPTALTERFGLTLDEATRLAAAFELGHRRLIEGASAPKITCSASVAAWAHPRLGHLAHEEMHIIALSGQNEFRGARLIARGGLHALAVRTSDILRAALELAASGFVLVHNHPGGDHNPSIEDVKLTVRVQGIADLIGMPLVDHIIVTASGRFSSFVADEWVRRATQEQ encoded by the coding sequence GTGACAGGCTCGCCTGACGCGTCTCTCACCGCTCCTATCATCAACCTCAAGCCGTCCACCACCGAGAACCTGATCGACCTCGTGCTCGGACGCCCCGGCGTCGCCGCACATGTCCTTGCGTCTCTTGGCGGTCTTCCCACGCTCGCCCGCTTCACCCCCACGGCGCTCACCGAGCGCTTCGGCCTCACCCTCGACGAGGCCACCCGCCTCGCCGCCGCCTTCGAGCTCGGCCACCGCAGGCTGATCGAAGGCGCGAGCGCGCCCAAGATCACCTGCTCTGCCAGCGTTGCCGCATGGGCCCACCCCCGGCTCGGACATCTGGCGCACGAGGAGATGCACATCATCGCACTCAGCGGCCAGAACGAATTCCGCGGCGCAAGGCTGATTGCCCGCGGCGGCCTTCACGCCCTCGCGGTCCGCACCTCCGACATCCTGCGTGCGGCGCTCGAGCTCGCCGCGTCCGGGTTCGTGCTCGTCCACAACCATCCGGGCGGCGATCACAACCCGTCGATCGAGGACGTCAAGCTGACCGTCCGCGTGCAGGGGATTGCCGATCTCATCGGAATGCCCCTCGTCGACCACATCATCGTCACCGCGTCGGGCCGCTTCAGCTCGTTCGTCGCCGATGAATGGGTCCGCAGGGCAACGCAAGAACAGTGA